The following are encoded together in the Prionailurus viverrinus isolate Anna chromosome B3, UM_Priviv_1.0, whole genome shotgun sequence genome:
- the EIF2S1 gene encoding eukaryotic translation initiation factor 2 subunit 1 — protein MPGLSCRFYQHKFPEVEDVVMVNVRSIAEMGAYVSLLEYNNIEGMILLSELSRRRIRSINKLIRIGRNECVVVIRVDKEKGYIDLSKRRVSPEEAIKCEDKFTKSKTVYSILRHVAEVLEYTKDEQLESLFQRTAWVFDDKYKRPGYGAYDAFKHAVSDPSILDSLDLNEDERGVLINNINRRLTPQAVKIRADIEVACYGYEGIDAVKEALRAGLNCSTETMPIKINLIAPPRYVMTTTTLERTEGLSVLNQAMAVIKEKIEEKRGVFNVQMEPKVVTDTDETELARQLERLERENAEVDGDDDAEEMEAKAED, from the exons atgCCGGGTCTAAGTTGTAGATTTTATCAACACAAATTTCCTGAGGTGGAAGATGTAGTGATGGTGAACGTAAGGTCCATTGCTGAAATGGGGGCTTATGTCAGCTTGCTGGAATACAACAATATTGAAGGCATGATTCTTCTTAGTGAGTTGTCCAGAAGGCGTATCCGTTCTATAAACAAACTCATCAGAATTGGCAGGAATGAATGTGTGGTAGTCATTAGAGTGGACAAAGAAAAAG GATATATTGATTTGTCAAAAAGAAGAGTTTCTCCAGAGGAAGCAATCAAATGTGAAGATAAATTCACCAAATCCAAAACT gTTTACAGTATTCTTCGTCATGTTGCTGAGGTGTTAGAGTACACCAAGGACGAGCAGCTGGAGAGCCTGTTCCAGAGGACTGCCTGGGTCTTTGATGACAAATACAAGAGACCCGGATACGGTGCCTATGATGCATTTAAGCATGCAGTCTC AGACCCATCTATTTTGGATAGTTTAGATTTGAATGAAGATGAACGGGGAGTActtattaacaatattaataggCGTTTGACACCACAAGCTGTCAAAATTCGAGCAg ATATTGAAGTGGCTTGTTATGGTTATGAAGGCATTGATGCTGTAAAAGAAGCCCTGAGAGCAGGTTTGAATTGTTCTACAGAAACCATGCCCATCAAG atTAATCTAATAGCTCCTCCTAGATATGTGATGACAACAACAACCCTGGAGAGAACAGAAGGCCTCTCTGTCCTCAATCAAGCTATGGctgttataaaagaaaagattgaggaAAAGAGGGGTGTCTTCAATGTCCAAATGGAG CCTAAAGTGGTCACAGATACAGATGAGACCGAACTTGCAAGGCAGCTTGAGAggcttgagagagagaatgcagaagTGGATGGAGATGATGATGCAGAAGAAATGGAAGCCAAAGCCGAAGATTAA
- the PLEK2 gene encoding pleckstrin-2 — MEDGVLKEGFLVKRGHIVHNWKARWFILRQNTLLYYKLQGGRKVTPPKGRILLDGCTITCPCLEYENRPLLIKLKTQTSTEYFLEACSREERDAWAFEITGAIHAGQPGKVQQLHILKNSFKLPPHISLHRIVDKMHDSSSGIRPSPNMEQGSTYKKTFIGSSLVDWLISNSFSANRLEAVTLASMLMEENFLKPVGVRSMGAIRSGDLAEQFLDDSTALYTFAESYKKKISSKEEISLSTVELSGTVVKQGYLAKQGHKRKNWKVRRFVLRKDPAFLHYYDPSKEENRPVGGFSLRGSLVSALEDNGVPTGVKGNVQGNLFKVITKDDTHYYIQASSKAERAEWIEAIKKLT; from the exons GGTCACATTGTCCACAACTGGAAAGCACGATGGTTCATCCTCCGGCAGAACACGCTGCTGTACTACAAGCTCCAGGGGGGTCGGAAGGTGACCCCTCCCAAGGGCCGGATCCTTCTGGATGGCTGCACCATCACCTGCCCCTGCCTGGAGTATGAAAACCGACCC CTTCTCATTAAGTTGAAGACTCAAACATCCACTGAGTACTTCCTGGAAGCCTGTTCTCGAGAGGAGAGGGACGCCTGGGCCTTTGAGATAACAGGAGCTATTCACGCTGGGCAGCCGGGGAAAGTCCAGCAACTCCACATATTGAAGAACTCCTTCAAGCTGCCCCCTCACATCAGTCTGCA TCGCATTGTGGACAAGATGCACGACAGCAGCAGCGGAATCCGGCCAAGTCCCAACATGGAACAGGGAAGCACCTACAAAAAGACCTTCATAG GCTCCTCCCTAGTGGACTGGCTCATCTCCAACAGCTTTTCTGCTAACCGTCTGGAGGCTGTGACCCTGGCCTCCATGCTCATGGAAGAGAATTTCCTTAAGCCAGTAGGCGTCCGAAGCATGGGAGCCATTCGCTCTGGAGACCTGGCCGAGCAGTTCCTGGATGACTCCACGGCCCTGTACACTTTC GCTGAGAGCTACAAAAAGAAGATAAGCTCCAAGGAAGAAATTAGCCTCAGCACTGTGGAGTTGAGTGGCACAGTGGTAAAACAAGGCTATCTGGCCAAGCAG ggacacaaaaggaaaaactggaaGGTGCGGCGCTTTGTTCTGAGGAAGGATCCGGCTTTTCTGCATTACTATGACCCTTCCAAA GAAGAGAACCGGCCAGTGGGTGGGTTTTCTCTTCGTGGTTCCCTCGTGTCTGCTCTGGAGGATAACGGCGTTCCCACTG GGGTTAAAGGAAATGTCCAGGGGAATCTCTTCAAAGTGATTACCAAGGATGACACACACTATTACATCCAGGCCAGCAGCAAGGCTGAGCGAGCTGAGTGGATTGAAGCTATCAAAAAGCTAACGTGA